In Gemmatimonadaceae bacterium, the following are encoded in one genomic region:
- a CDS encoding OmpA family protein, producing the protein MSTTMKTFCAAVVALGLAAPVAAQVRTVPTVRQPVPAPASPAVAQARPDGPGRAAPAGFAARGDRTSDGVIARDLAWFDSLEAAARGRAASQRNAAMPQARLAAYVALAREAYLRNDDGRLTAELLARAGVLTGATPAVPERNRELWLVASDPQRAGARDTAVIGRAVALEMALLRAEHPLLGAPDCSAWQATAQRLATELRTLVPEAPAPMPVLAATPATPAPAAVMPAAAPVPEAAGPSVKVDAPRELRGVPSRVHFGLDRSDLSPASRRALDALVDSLRAFPEVRIVLYGHTDMRASAAYNAALSRRRAVSVQQYLIARGVAASRMEYVAKGKSQLEQGGTGVTEHARNRRVEMQFIAPDGTEIPSLQQLDDLQLESPRNARPARRARPRSR; encoded by the coding sequence GTGAGCACCACGATGAAGACCTTCTGCGCCGCAGTGGTGGCGCTTGGCTTGGCGGCACCGGTGGCCGCGCAGGTGCGGACGGTGCCGACGGTGCGCCAGCCGGTGCCGGCACCGGCGAGTCCCGCGGTCGCGCAGGCACGCCCGGACGGGCCGGGCAGGGCGGCGCCGGCGGGCTTCGCGGCACGCGGCGATCGCACCAGTGACGGTGTGATCGCGCGCGACCTGGCCTGGTTCGATTCGCTCGAGGCGGCGGCGCGTGGCCGTGCAGCCTCGCAGCGGAATGCGGCGATGCCGCAGGCGCGCCTGGCGGCCTATGTGGCCCTGGCGCGTGAGGCGTACCTGCGCAACGACGATGGCCGGCTCACTGCCGAGCTGCTGGCGCGGGCGGGTGTGCTGACCGGTGCGACGCCCGCCGTCCCGGAGCGCAATCGCGAGCTGTGGCTGGTGGCGTCGGATCCGCAGCGCGCCGGTGCGCGCGACACCGCAGTGATCGGCAGGGCGGTGGCGCTGGAGATGGCGCTGCTGCGCGCCGAACACCCGTTGCTGGGCGCCCCCGATTGCAGCGCGTGGCAGGCGACGGCGCAGCGCCTGGCGACCGAATTGCGAACGTTGGTGCCCGAGGCGCCGGCACCGATGCCGGTGCTGGCGGCAACGCCGGCGACACCGGCCCCCGCGGCCGTAATGCCGGCGGCCGCGCCGGTGCCTGAGGCGGCCGGTCCGTCGGTGAAAGTGGATGCACCGCGCGAGCTGCGCGGTGTGCCGAGCAGGGTGCACTTCGGGCTCGACCGCTCGGACCTGTCACCGGCATCGCGCCGTGCACTGGACGCGCTGGTCGATTCGCTGCGCGCCTTCCCGGAGGTGCGGATCGTGTTGTACGGCCACACCGACATGCGTGCCAGTGCCGCCTACAACGCCGCCCTCTCACGGCGGCGCGCGGTGTCGGTGCAGCAGTACCTGATCGCGCGTGGCGTCGCTGCCAGCCGCATGGAGTACGTGGCGAAGGGCAAGAGCCAGCTCGAGCAGGGAGGCACCGGGGTCACGGAGCATGCGCGCAACCGCCGCGTGGAGATGCAGTTCATCGCCCCGGATGGCACCGAGATCCCGTCGCTGCAGCAGCTCGACGACCTGCAGCTCGAGTCTCCGCGCAACGCGCGGCCGGCGCGCCGCGCACGACCCAGGTCGCGGTGA